In Sphingobium sp. B2D3C, a genomic segment contains:
- a CDS encoding DUF6975 family protein — MDPRPLDFVETGLSARVLALVESEGSATHSYCAPVLAGERISFARHSADFADFIHLLVLLHGQIPGVVDHAAVHTAEPVARDWLIRSTSAFAEERDYMHRLCAAAGPVPSTPRHSEATAAIAQQSHAIEMLAQSERRGCALGTAITLVLEWQAIRKILDVGALSLGIEPAETTLPSQSDTVALLDDLPQVERFSRAVQFGADQLLVQHRGMWNLLKARAGARQSSQ, encoded by the coding sequence ATGGACCCGCGCCCGCTTGATTTCGTTGAGACCGGCCTTTCCGCCCGAGTGCTTGCGCTTGTGGAGAGCGAAGGGTCCGCGACACATTCCTACTGCGCGCCCGTGCTGGCCGGCGAGCGGATATCCTTTGCGCGGCACTCGGCCGACTTTGCGGACTTCATCCACCTTCTCGTTCTGCTCCACGGCCAGATCCCGGGCGTTGTCGATCATGCCGCTGTTCACACCGCAGAGCCGGTCGCCCGCGATTGGCTGATCCGCTCGACCAGCGCCTTTGCCGAAGAACGCGACTATATGCATCGCCTCTGCGCTGCGGCCGGGCCGGTGCCGAGCACGCCGCGCCATAGTGAGGCGACTGCGGCCATCGCCCAGCAAAGCCACGCGATTGAGATGCTTGCCCAGTCGGAACGGCGCGGTTGCGCGCTCGGCACGGCGATCACGCTGGTGCTGGAATGGCAGGCCATCCGCAAGATCCTCGACGTCGGTGCGCTCAGCCTCGGCATCGAGCCGGCCGAAACCACCCTCCCCAGCCAGTCCGATACCGTGGCTCTTCTGGACGACCTTCCCCAGGTCGAGCGCTTCTCGCGTGCCGTGCAATTCGGCGCCGATCAGTTGCTCGTGCAGCATCGCGGCATGTGGAACCTGCTCAAGGCCAGGGCTGGCGCGCGACAGAGCAGCCAGTAA
- the recG gene encoding ATP-dependent DNA helicase RecG — MRPDILNPLFTESTALKGVGSASAKPLERLGLTRVVDLAFHLPVSWIERQRVRRLAEAETGRMVALVLTAQEYRASGTARAPFRIRAVDMAGDPVSIVYFGKNSGWPRKLFPLGEPRFVSGRLDQFGDELQIVHPDHVVPLEEAGQIADCEPVYGLSEGITNGRLRDLVAQSVERGPVLDEWIEPGLRAHKGWPSWQEALKATHETPGAKAARERLAYDEVFASQLALMLLRASTRRRRGLPLAGDGHLRDALRLPFAPTGAQRRASAEIEGDMAQAVPMLRLLQGDVGSGKTLVALMALLNAVEAGAQATFLAPTEILARQHYASLQTMLAGLPVNVAILTGRDKGKARESTLMGLADGSIHILVGTHAIFQEAVTYRNLGLAVIDEQHRFGVSQRLMLTAKAERTPHLLVMTATPIPRTLCLAQYGDMDVSRLDEMPPGRQSIDTRVIGDDRLEDIVSALGRHIAAGRQAYWVCPLVEQSEDGDEAAAEARAALLKARFGADVVGMVHGQMPGPEKDAVMEAFSRGQLKLLVATTVIEVGVDVPNATLMIVEAAERFGLAQLHQLRGRVGRGDQRSFCMLLHGSNLSETARSRLALMRETNDGFRIAEEDLKLRGAGEILGTRQSGEQRFRLASPEQIQSLLDAAHDDARLLMDRDGGLASPRGQAARLCLYLFERDAAISLLASG, encoded by the coding sequence ATGCGGCCCGATATTCTCAATCCGCTGTTCACGGAAAGCACGGCGCTTAAGGGCGTGGGAAGCGCTTCGGCCAAGCCGCTGGAGCGCCTCGGGCTGACGCGTGTGGTCGACCTTGCCTTCCATCTGCCGGTGAGCTGGATCGAGCGGCAACGCGTGCGGCGGCTTGCGGAAGCCGAGACGGGGCGGATGGTCGCGCTGGTGCTGACGGCGCAGGAGTATCGCGCCTCGGGCACGGCACGGGCGCCGTTCCGCATCCGCGCCGTGGATATGGCCGGCGACCCGGTGAGCATCGTCTATTTCGGCAAGAACAGCGGATGGCCGCGCAAGCTCTTCCCGCTCGGGGAGCCGCGTTTCGTCTCTGGTCGGCTCGATCAGTTCGGGGACGAGCTGCAGATCGTCCACCCCGATCATGTCGTGCCGTTGGAAGAGGCGGGGCAGATTGCCGATTGCGAGCCGGTCTATGGGCTTTCGGAAGGCATCACCAATGGCCGGCTGCGCGATCTGGTCGCGCAATCGGTCGAGCGCGGGCCAGTTCTGGATGAATGGATCGAGCCGGGCCTGCGCGCCCACAAGGGCTGGCCGAGCTGGCAGGAGGCGCTCAAGGCCACGCACGAGACGCCCGGCGCAAAGGCCGCGCGCGAGCGGCTGGCCTATGACGAGGTGTTCGCAAGCCAGCTTGCGCTGATGCTGTTGCGGGCCTCGACCCGCCGCCGACGCGGGCTTCCGCTGGCCGGAGACGGACATTTGCGCGACGCCTTGCGCCTGCCATTCGCCCCCACCGGTGCCCAGCGCCGTGCGTCTGCCGAGATCGAGGGGGACATGGCGCAGGCTGTGCCGATGCTCCGGCTGCTGCAAGGCGATGTCGGCTCGGGCAAGACGCTGGTGGCGCTGATGGCATTGCTCAATGCGGTGGAAGCCGGTGCGCAGGCAACCTTTCTGGCGCCGACGGAAATCCTCGCGCGCCAGCATTATGCCAGCCTCCAGACAATGCTGGCCGGCCTGCCGGTGAACGTTGCGATCCTCACCGGGCGGGACAAGGGCAAGGCGCGCGAATCGACGCTGATGGGGCTGGCCGATGGCAGCATTCACATCCTCGTGGGCACCCATGCGATTTTCCAGGAGGCCGTGACCTATCGCAATCTCGGCCTCGCGGTTATCGATGAGCAGCATCGCTTCGGCGTGTCGCAGCGGTTGATGCTGACGGCCAAGGCGGAACGGACGCCGCATCTGCTGGTGATGACGGCAACCCCGATCCCCCGCACGCTCTGTCTGGCGCAATATGGCGATATGGATGTCTCCCGGCTCGATGAGATGCCGCCGGGCCGCCAGAGCATCGACACGCGGGTCATCGGGGACGATCGGCTGGAGGATATCGTCTCCGCGCTCGGCCGCCATATCGCGGCGGGTCGGCAGGCTTACTGGGTGTGCCCGCTGGTGGAGCAGAGCGAGGATGGCGACGAGGCAGCGGCGGAAGCCCGCGCTGCGCTACTCAAGGCGCGGTTCGGCGCGGATGTCGTCGGCATGGTCCACGGGCAGATGCCCGGCCCGGAGAAGGATGCGGTCATGGAGGCCTTCTCGCGCGGGCAGCTCAAGCTGCTGGTGGCGACGACGGTGATTGAGGTGGGCGTGGACGTGCCCAATGCCACGCTGATGATCGTGGAAGCGGCGGAGCGCTTCGGCCTCGCGCAGTTGCACCAGTTGCGCGGGCGCGTGGGGCGCGGCGATCAGCGCAGCTTCTGCATGTTGCTGCACGGGAGTAATTTGTCCGAAACAGCGCGCTCGCGTCTCGCCCTGATGCGCGAGACCAATGATGGCTTCCGCATCGCAGAGGAAGATCTGAAATTGCGCGGGGCTGGCGAAATCCTCGGTACGCGCCAATCGGGCGAGCAGCGCTTTCGGCTGGCCAGCCCGGAACAGATCCAGTCTCTGCTGGATGCGGCGCATGACGATGCCCGGCTGCTCATGGACCGCGATGGCGGCCTGGCCTCCCCGCGCGGGCAGGCCGCGCGGCTGTGCCTTTATCTGTTCGAGCGCGATGCGGCGATCAGTCTGCTCGCCAGCGGCTGA
- a CDS encoding EamA family transporter, translating into MKGGPEPAAGLALLPVLAVVGSTACFQFGAAFAKGLYPLVGPIGASALRILFAALILLVLVRPWRAWPARPDWLALLGLGTCVAGAILFFYLAIAHLPLGIAISIQSLGPLTLAACMAKRAVHLLWVALAGLGIWCLVGADGAKGALEPVGLLFALIAAACWAGYILCGRRVATSFGAGGAALSLCVAALLVVPVGMMQNGVGLFAPALLPLALLVAILSAAIPLSLELYALPRLPARNFAVLTSLEPAFAVLAGLFMLGERLSAIQLAGIAMVVAASMGSVMSKRKAMPA; encoded by the coding sequence ATGAAGGGTGGCCCAGAACCGGCGGCGGGGCTGGCGCTGTTGCCGGTGCTGGCTGTGGTGGGTTCGACGGCTTGTTTCCAGTTCGGGGCGGCTTTCGCCAAGGGACTATATCCCTTGGTCGGGCCGATCGGGGCGTCAGCCCTGCGCATCCTGTTCGCGGCGCTCATTCTGCTGGTGTTGGTCCGGCCGTGGCGGGCGTGGCCTGCGCGGCCGGACTGGCTGGCGCTGCTGGGCCTTGGTACCTGCGTTGCGGGGGCTATTCTCTTTTTCTACCTCGCTATCGCGCATCTGCCGCTGGGCATCGCAATCTCCATCCAGTCGCTAGGGCCATTGACGCTCGCCGCCTGCATGGCGAAGCGTGCCGTCCACTTGTTATGGGTCGCGCTCGCGGGTCTCGGCATCTGGTGCCTGGTGGGTGCCGATGGCGCCAAAGGCGCGCTGGAACCGGTGGGACTGTTGTTCGCGCTCATCGCTGCAGCCTGCTGGGCAGGCTACATCCTGTGCGGCCGCAGGGTTGCAACATCATTCGGCGCCGGGGGGGCGGCCTTGTCGCTCTGCGTGGCCGCGCTTCTCGTCGTACCGGTGGGCATGATGCAGAACGGGGTGGGGCTCTTCGCGCCCGCCTTGCTTCCGCTCGCGCTGCTGGTGGCGATCCTGTCCGCAGCCATTCCCTTGTCGCTGGAGCTTTATGCGTTGCCGAGGTTGCCAGCGCGTAACTTTGCGGTGCTGACCAGCCTCGAACCGGCCTTCGCCGTTCTGGCCGGGCTGTTCATGCTGGGCGAACGTCTCAGCGCCATCCAACTCGCCGGCATCGCAATGGTTGTGGCCGCCAGCATGGGCTCGGTGATGAGCAAGAGAAAGGCCATGCCGGCATAA
- a CDS encoding succinate dehydrogenase assembly factor 2, protein MIDETRLRRLKFRAWHRGTKEADLMIGGFFDAHAASFTQAQADLFEALLEEEDVDIMAWAIGTLPCPARYEGAMMEAMRRLDYVPIAK, encoded by the coding sequence ATGATCGACGAGACCCGCCTGCGCCGCCTCAAATTCCGCGCCTGGCACCGGGGCACGAAGGAAGCGGATCTGATGATCGGCGGGTTCTTCGATGCCCACGCCGCGAGCTTCACGCAGGCGCAGGCCGATCTGTTCGAGGCGCTGCTCGAGGAAGAGGATGTCGACATCATGGCCTGGGCCATCGGCACACTTCCCTGCCCCGCGCGTTACGAAGGCGCGATGATGGAAGCGATGCGCAGGCTTGATTATGTCCCGATTGCGAAGTGA
- a CDS encoding PilZ domain-containing protein, which translates to MTFAFSMDEPRRYERDAVESPVQIWGGTLPPSPAVLINISPSGCMIRCDQLVSIGESLTIDVPQIGMLRGRAIWANSARLGVEFESAIADKEYDIMLLRLKGPDHPGR; encoded by the coding sequence ATGACGTTTGCCTTCTCGATGGACGAGCCGCGCCGCTACGAACGGGACGCCGTGGAAAGCCCCGTGCAGATCTGGGGCGGCACCCTCCCGCCATCGCCGGCCGTGCTCATCAACATTTCGCCGAGCGGCTGCATGATCCGCTGCGATCAACTGGTGTCGATCGGCGAAAGCCTCACCATCGATGTGCCGCAGATCGGTATGTTGCGGGGGCGCGCGATCTGGGCGAATAGTGCGCGCCTCGGTGTCGAATTCGAGTCCGCGATCGCGGACAAGGAGTATGACATCATGCTCCTGCGGCTGAAGGGCCCCGATCATCCCGGCCGCTGA
- a CDS encoding DOMON-like domain-containing protein gives MSSILARAALVCHPDTPCDALAALGMQIELTDDHGWEIGFVAMGRIADLRLPEAAPGIHTDELWRTTCFELFVAEDDDAYAEYNFSPSGAFAAYHFDHYRTGMRPFDIPAPHILQAADAERLSLSVRLTEDALVWDRSGAIGASAVIQEANGTLSYWALAHPPGWPDFHHRDCFALRLPPVDRA, from the coding sequence ATGAGTAGTATTTTGGCCCGCGCCGCTCTGGTCTGCCATCCGGATACGCCCTGCGATGCGCTGGCGGCGCTGGGCATGCAGATTGAGCTGACCGACGATCATGGTTGGGAGATCGGCTTCGTGGCCATGGGCCGGATCGCCGATCTGCGTCTGCCCGAGGCCGCGCCGGGCATTCATACCGATGAGCTATGGCGCACCACCTGCTTTGAGCTGTTCGTGGCGGAGGACGATGATGCCTATGCCGAGTATAATTTCTCGCCCTCCGGCGCCTTCGCGGCCTATCATTTCGACCATTATCGCACCGGCATGAGGCCCTTCGACATCCCCGCGCCACATATCCTGCAGGCGGCAGATGCCGAGCGGCTGTCACTGTCCGTCCGCCTCACCGAAGACGCGCTGGTGTGGGATCGATCAGGGGCGATCGGCGCCAGCGCGGTCATCCAGGAGGCGAACGGCACTTTGAGCTATTGGGCGCTGGCGCATCCCCCCGGATGGCCAGACTTTCACCACCGGGATTGCTTCGCGCTGCGGCTTCCGCCAGTGGACCGGGCATGA
- a CDS encoding DUF1343 domain-containing protein: MSFLTGLDRLLADPALRAPLAGQRVCLLAHPASVTADLTHALDALAACGDIRLTSAMGPQHGLRGDKQDNMMESPDFTDPAHGIPVFSLYGEVRRPTAQMMDSADIFLVDLQDLGCRIYTFVTTLLYLLEAAEKAGKSVWVLDRPNPAGRPIEGLTLRSGWESFVGAGPMPMRHGLTMGELGQWFIAHFGLNVDYRVIAMQDYAPEAAPGFGWPTERIWVNPSPNAPNLNMARCYAGTVMLEGATLSEGRGTTRPLELFGAPDIDARKVIAKMQALAPQWLDGCILRDCWFEPTFHKHVGTLCAGVHIHAEGPAYAHQTFRPWRVQALAFKAIRALYPDYPLWRDFPYEYELGKLPIDVINGSPLLREWVDDGAATPAGLDGLAGADERAWAETRAAHLLY, encoded by the coding sequence ATGAGCTTTCTCACCGGTCTCGATCGCCTGCTGGCCGACCCCGCGCTGCGTGCACCGCTTGCCGGCCAGCGCGTCTGTCTGCTGGCACATCCAGCTTCGGTCACTGCGGACCTCACCCATGCGCTCGATGCGCTGGCAGCCTGTGGCGACATCCGCCTGACTTCCGCCATGGGTCCGCAGCACGGCCTGCGGGGTGACAAGCAGGACAATATGATGGAATCGCCGGATTTCACCGATCCTGCCCACGGCATCCCTGTGTTCAGCCTGTATGGCGAGGTGCGCCGGCCGACGGCGCAGATGATGGACTCGGCCGACATATTCCTCGTCGACCTGCAGGATTTGGGGTGTCGCATCTACACCTTCGTGACGACTTTGCTCTATCTGCTCGAAGCAGCGGAAAAGGCCGGGAAGAGCGTGTGGGTGCTGGACCGGCCCAATCCCGCCGGGCGGCCTATCGAGGGTCTGACGCTGAGGTCAGGCTGGGAGAGCTTCGTCGGTGCGGGGCCCATGCCGATGCGTCATGGCCTCACCATGGGCGAACTGGGGCAGTGGTTCATCGCACATTTCGGCCTGAACGTGGATTATCGCGTGATCGCGATGCAGGATTACGCGCCCGAGGCGGCCCCCGGGTTCGGCTGGCCCACCGAGCGCATCTGGGTCAATCCCAGTCCCAACGCGCCCAATCTCAACATGGCCCGCTGTTATGCCGGCACGGTTATGCTGGAAGGCGCGACGCTATCGGAAGGGCGGGGGACGACGCGCCCGCTTGAGCTATTCGGCGCGCCGGATATCGATGCGCGCAAGGTAATCGCCAAGATGCAGGCGCTGGCCCCGCAATGGCTGGACGGATGCATCCTTCGCGACTGCTGGTTCGAGCCGACCTTTCACAAGCATGTCGGCACTCTGTGCGCCGGCGTCCATATCCACGCTGAAGGGCCGGCTTACGCGCATCAGACCTTCCGCCCATGGCGGGTGCAGGCACTGGCCTTCAAGGCGATCCGGGCACTGTACCCAGACTATCCGCTTTGGCGCGATTTTCCGTATGAGTATGAGCTTGGCAAGCTGCCCATAGACGTGATCAACGGCTCGCCCTTGCTCCGCGAGTGGGTGGATGATGGTGCGGCGACGCCAGCGGGTCTCGATGGCCTTGCGGGGGCCGACGAACGTGCCTGGGCGGAGACCCGCGCGGCTCATCTGCTTTACTGA
- the tyrS gene encoding tyrosine--tRNA ligase gives MTSYKSDLLNLLEERGYIHQITDASALDALAARQVVPGYIGFDPTAPSLHVGSMVQIMLLRRMQQTGHKPIVLMGGGTGKVGDPSFKDEARKLMTVETINSNIASIKTVFENFLTFGDGPTDAIMADNAEWLDALEYLPFLRDYGQHFSVNRMLSFDSVKLRLDREQSLSFLEFNYMILQAYDFLELSRRAGCRLQMGGSDQWGNIVNGIELSRRVDGTEVYGVTTPLITTADGGKMGKTMAGAVWLNEAMLPHFDYWQFWRNTDDRDVGRFLRLFTDVPMDEIRRLEALQGAEINEAKKILANEATALCRGRAAADSAAETARLTFEQGAAAAADLPTVHVAEGSIALVTALTQAGLAASNGEARRKIAEGAVRVDDEPVRDEKHLIAIGETPVKLSLGKKRHALLSR, from the coding sequence ATGACAAGCTACAAGTCCGACCTGCTGAACCTGCTCGAAGAGCGGGGCTATATCCACCAGATTACTGACGCAAGCGCGCTGGATGCGCTCGCCGCCAGGCAGGTCGTTCCAGGCTATATCGGCTTTGATCCTACGGCGCCCTCGCTGCACGTCGGCTCGATGGTGCAAATCATGCTGCTGCGCCGCATGCAGCAGACCGGCCACAAGCCCATCGTGCTGATGGGTGGCGGGACCGGCAAGGTTGGCGACCCCAGCTTCAAGGATGAAGCGCGCAAGCTGATGACCGTCGAGACGATCAACAGCAACATCGCGTCCATCAAGACGGTGTTCGAGAACTTCCTGACCTTCGGCGATGGTCCCACGGACGCGATCATGGCCGACAATGCCGAGTGGCTAGACGCGCTCGAATATCTGCCGTTCCTGCGGGATTACGGCCAGCACTTCTCGGTCAACCGGATGCTCAGCTTCGATTCGGTAAAGCTGCGGCTGGATCGCGAGCAGTCGCTGAGCTTCCTGGAGTTCAATTACATGATCCTCCAGGCCTATGACTTCCTCGAGCTTTCCCGTCGGGCGGGTTGCCGGCTGCAAATGGGCGGATCGGACCAGTGGGGCAATATCGTCAACGGCATCGAGCTTTCGCGCCGGGTGGATGGCACGGAAGTCTACGGCGTCACCACACCGCTCATCACCACGGCCGATGGCGGCAAGATGGGCAAGACGATGGCGGGCGCTGTCTGGCTGAACGAGGCGATGCTGCCGCATTTCGACTATTGGCAGTTCTGGCGGAACACCGATGATCGCGATGTCGGGCGGTTCCTGCGCCTGTTCACCGATGTGCCGATGGACGAAATCCGGCGGCTCGAAGCGCTGCAAGGCGCGGAGATCAACGAGGCCAAGAAGATTCTCGCCAATGAGGCAACGGCGCTTTGCCGTGGCCGGGCCGCTGCGGATAGCGCTGCGGAAACCGCCCGCCTCACCTTCGAGCAAGGCGCGGCGGCGGCGGCGGATTTGCCGACCGTTCACGTGGCCGAAGGCAGCATCGCCCTGGTCACCGCCCTCACCCAGGCCGGGCTGGCCGCCTCCAATGGCGAGGCGCGCCGCAAGATCGCCGAAGGCGCTGTCCGCGTCGACGACGAGCCGGTGCGCGATGAAAAGCATCTGATCGCGATTGGCGAGACGCCGGTGAAGCTCAGCCTCGGCAAGAAGCGGCACGCGCTGCTCAGCCGCTAA
- the mfd gene encoding transcription-repair coupling factor, which translates to MTDISRIISAKAPLTLSGVPAGFLPVLLADLARAAKERACFIAADGQMADAIAQTVRYFAPELEVVSIPAWDCLPYDRASPSLRAASERLAGLHALQGKPKGPQLVITTVNAVTQKTLTPFRIRQMVARLAPSERIAIDRLVSLLQSNGYVRTDTVHDAGEYAVRGGIVDLYPSGEPGPLRLDFFGDEIETLRRFDPATQRTTGAVDGFMLLPASEALLDEESIKRFRSRYREMFGATATGDPLYQAVSDGRRLAGMEHWLPLFEDRLVPLAEHLPEGTLWIREAGTAGAAEARFEAIRDYHANRTTAAAASPGSYRPLQPDQLYLTADQWAQSIEALPIHFTSSFHEPESAHVLDFGVDSARDFAPERAQGGNVYEAVAKHLEQSQRKGRKRIIASYSIGARERLKGLLEDHGVRGVTLVDSWQEALGAPTGRVALAVLPLDHGFANAELEVLTEQDMLGDRLVRRQKRRKSADAFLAELATLTPGDLVVHVDHGIGRYEGLTSIPVGKSPHDCVALAYAGGDKLYVPVENLDVLSRYGSGEDAVALDKLGGEAWQRRKARMKERIREIAGELLATAAQRALRAATAYEAESAGYPAFVDRFPYEETEDQDRAISDVLDDLAAGKPMDRLVCGDVGFGKTEVALRAAFVAAMAGAQVALICPTTLLARQHHLNFEERFRGFPLKVGRLSRLVGTTETKATKDGLADGTIDIVIGTHALLTKGLEFKRLGLVIVDEEQRFGVVHKERLKQLKADVHVLTLTATPIPRTLQMAMSGLRELSVIQTPPVDRLAVRTYVMPWDDVVLREALLREHYRGGQTYFVVPRISDMPDMEDFLREKVPEVRAISAHGQMSASEVEERMSNFYERKYDVLLSTTIVESGLDIPSANTIIIHRADRFGLAQLYQLRGRVGRSKTRAYAYMTTPADRLTTETAEKRLKVLSDLDTLGAGFQLASHDLDIRGAGNLVGDEQSGHIKEVGFELYQSMLEEAIMEAKAGGAALAPAPDKSSPQINVEAPIMIPEDYVPDLDLRMGLYRRINELEDKGAIEAFAAELIDRFGPLPDPTQNLLTLIDVKLNCRKAGIAKIDIGPRGALVSFQNDQCRNLPGLIGYVQKLGAIAKLRPDSKLVIQRAWGDPKARLNGALKLSQGLAKSIG; encoded by the coding sequence ATGACCGACATTTCCCGCATCATCTCGGCCAAAGCCCCGCTCACGCTCTCCGGCGTGCCCGCGGGCTTCCTGCCCGTGCTGCTCGCCGACCTCGCTCGCGCGGCGAAGGAGCGAGCCTGCTTCATCGCCGCAGACGGCCAGATGGCCGATGCGATTGCGCAGACCGTCCGCTATTTTGCGCCGGAGCTGGAAGTGGTGAGCATTCCCGCCTGGGACTGCCTGCCTTACGACCGCGCTTCCCCTTCGCTGCGCGCCGCATCCGAGCGGCTGGCGGGCCTGCACGCCTTGCAGGGCAAGCCCAAGGGTCCGCAGCTGGTCATCACGACCGTCAACGCGGTCACGCAGAAGACGCTGACGCCTTTCCGCATCCGCCAGATGGTCGCCCGCCTGGCTCCGAGCGAGCGGATCGCCATCGACCGGTTGGTCAGCCTGCTCCAGTCCAACGGCTATGTCCGCACCGATACGGTGCATGACGCCGGCGAATATGCCGTGCGCGGCGGCATCGTCGATCTCTATCCCTCGGGCGAACCCGGCCCGCTGAGGCTCGACTTCTTCGGCGACGAGATCGAGACGCTGCGTCGGTTCGATCCCGCGACCCAGCGCACCACCGGTGCGGTCGATGGCTTCATGCTCCTGCCCGCCTCCGAGGCGCTGCTCGATGAGGAGAGCATCAAGCGCTTCCGCAGCCGCTACCGCGAGATGTTCGGCGCGACCGCCACCGGCGATCCGCTGTATCAGGCGGTGAGCGACGGGCGGCGTCTAGCCGGCATGGAGCATTGGCTGCCGCTGTTCGAGGACCGGCTCGTCCCGCTCGCCGAGCATCTGCCGGAGGGAACGCTGTGGATTCGCGAGGCCGGCACTGCTGGCGCGGCCGAGGCCCGCTTCGAGGCGATCCGCGATTATCACGCCAATCGCACGACCGCCGCGGCGGCCTCGCCGGGCAGCTATCGCCCGCTGCAGCCGGATCAGCTCTATCTGACTGCCGATCAGTGGGCGCAAAGTATCGAGGCGCTGCCGATCCATTTCACCTCCAGCTTCCACGAGCCGGAGAGCGCCCATGTGCTCGATTTCGGCGTGGACAGCGCCCGCGACTTCGCACCCGAGCGGGCGCAGGGCGGCAATGTCTATGAGGCGGTGGCCAAGCATCTGGAACAAAGCCAGCGCAAGGGCCGCAAGCGCATCATCGCCAGCTACTCCATCGGCGCGCGCGAGCGACTGAAGGGCTTGCTTGAAGATCATGGCGTGCGCGGCGTTACGCTGGTCGATAGCTGGCAGGAAGCGCTCGGCGCCCCCACCGGCCGCGTCGCGCTGGCCGTGCTGCCGCTCGATCACGGCTTTGCCAATGCCGAATTGGAAGTGCTGACCGAGCAGGACATGCTCGGCGATCGTCTGGTGCGGCGTCAGAAGCGGCGCAAGAGCGCGGATGCCTTCCTGGCGGAACTCGCCACGCTCACGCCTGGCGATCTCGTCGTCCATGTCGATCATGGCATCGGGCGCTATGAGGGCCTGACCTCGATCCCGGTCGGCAAATCGCCACATGATTGCGTGGCGCTGGCTTATGCCGGCGGCGACAAGCTCTACGTGCCAGTCGAGAATCTCGACGTGCTCTCCCGCTACGGTTCGGGCGAGGACGCGGTCGCGCTGGACAAGCTCGGCGGCGAGGCCTGGCAACGCCGCAAGGCGCGGATGAAGGAGCGCATCCGGGAGATCGCCGGAGAGCTGCTTGCCACTGCTGCGCAACGGGCCCTGCGGGCTGCGACTGCCTATGAGGCGGAGAGCGCCGGCTATCCCGCCTTCGTCGACCGCTTCCCCTATGAGGAAACGGAAGATCAGGATCGCGCGATCAGCGATGTGCTTGACGATTTGGCCGCCGGCAAGCCGATGGACCGGCTGGTTTGCGGCGACGTGGGCTTCGGCAAGACGGAGGTCGCGCTGCGCGCTGCCTTCGTTGCGGCGATGGCCGGGGCGCAGGTCGCGCTCATCTGCCCGACCACCCTGCTTGCGCGCCAGCATCACCTCAATTTCGAGGAGCGGTTCCGCGGCTTCCCGCTCAAGGTCGGGCGCCTCTCCCGCCTTGTCGGAACCACCGAGACCAAAGCGACCAAGGACGGCTTGGCCGACGGCACCATCGACATCGTGATCGGCACCCATGCCCTGCTGACCAAGGGGCTGGAGTTCAAGCGGCTCGGGCTGGTGATCGTGGATGAGGAGCAGCGCTTTGGCGTCGTTCACAAGGAGCGGCTCAAGCAGCTCAAGGCGGACGTCCACGTCCTCACCCTCACCGCAACGCCGATTCCGCGTACCCTGCAAATGGCGATGAGCGGCCTGCGCGAACTGTCCGTCATCCAGACACCGCCTGTGGATCGCCTCGCCGTGCGCACCTATGTCATGCCCTGGGACGACGTGGTGCTTCGCGAGGCGCTGCTGCGCGAGCATTATCGCGGCGGCCAGACCTATTTCGTCGTGCCGCGCATTTCGGACATGCCGGACATGGAGGATTTTCTCCGCGAAAAGGTGCCCGAAGTGCGCGCCATTTCCGCCCATGGCCAGATGTCGGCCAGCGAGGTCGAGGAGCGCATGTCGAACTTCTACGAGCGCAAATATGATGTGCTGCTCTCGACGACCATCGTGGAATCCGGTCTCGATATTCCGAGCGCCAACACCATCATCATCCATCGCGCCGACCGTTTCGGCCTCGCCCAGCTCTACCAGCTGCGCGGCCGCGTGGGCCGATCCAAGACGCGCGCCTATGCCTATATGACGACCCCGGCCGACCGGTTGACGACGGAGACGGCCGAAAAGCGGCTGAAAGTCCTGTCCGATCTCGATACGCTGGGCGCCGGCTTCCAGCTTGCCAGCCATGATCTCGACATTCGCGGCGCGGGCAATCTCGTCGGCGACGAGCAGAGCGGCCACATCAAGGAGGTTGGCTTCGAGCTTTACCAGTCGATGCTGGAAGAGGCGATCATGGAAGCCAAGGCCGGCGGCGCCGCGCTCGCCCCCGCGCCGGACAAATCCTCGCCGCAGATCAATGTCGAGGCGCCGATCATGATCCCGGAGGATTATGTGCCGGATCTCGACCTGCGCATGGGCCTCTACCGCCGCATCAACGAGCTGGAGGACAAGGGCGCCATCGAGGCCTTCGCCGCCGAGTTGATCGACCGCTTCGGCCCGCTGCCCGACCCCACCCAGAATCTGCTGACGCTGATCGACGTGAAGCTCAATTGCCGCAAGGCGGGCATCGCCAAGATCGACATCGGCCCGCGCGGCGCGCTGGTGAGCTTCCAGAACGACCAGTGCCGCAATCTCCCGGGCCTGATCGGCTACGTCCAGAAACTCGGCGCCATCGCCAAGCTGCGGCCCGACAGCAAGCTGGTCATCCAGCGCGCCTGGGGTGATCCCAAGGCACGGCTGAATGGGGCGCTGAAGCTGAGCCAGGGGTTGGCGAAGAGTATTGGTTGA